Proteins encoded within one genomic window of Cucumis sativus cultivar 9930 chromosome 3, Cucumber_9930_V3, whole genome shotgun sequence:
- the LOC101220485 gene encoding pentatricopeptide repeat-containing protein At1g02150, with translation MLLQTSVHHRTVSLPSPISYSRKFLPLIQSQPFFHNVNYRRLPLSVTCSISQVHSYGTVDFERRPMFKWNAIYRRISLMENPELGSASVLNQWENEGKNITKWELSRVVKELRKYKRFERALEIYDWMSNREERFRLTTSDAAIQLDLISKVRGIKSAEEYFLRLPNHLKDRRIYGALLNAYAKGRQREKAENLLEKMRTKGFTTHPLPFNVMMTLYMNVKEYEKVESLVSEMTENSIQLDIYSYNIWLSSCGLQGSTEKMEEVYEQMKQDRTINANWTTFSTMATMYIKMGLMEKAEECLRRVESRIVGRDRIPYHYLISLYGSVGNKEEMYRVWNIYKNVFPTIPNLGYHAIISALIRVGDVEGAEKIYEEWLTVKSTYDPRIANLFIGWYVKEGNTSKAESFFDHMVEVGGKPNSSTWEILVDRHTKEGRVSDALASWKEAFSAEGSKSWRPKPYNVLAYFDLCEKEGDIASKEVLVGLLRQPKYLQDKTYASLIGLLDETIDNNEVSEKGSNINDEIDKTEYESDDSEMFLKL, from the exons ATGCTTCTCCAAACTTCTGTTCACCACCGTACCGTCTCTCTCCCCTCACCAATTTCTTATTCTCGTAAATTTCTGCCTCTAATCCAATCTCAGCCCTTTTTCCATAATGTGAATTATCGGCGGCTTCCTCTTTCTGTAACTTGCTCTATCTCCCAAGTCCATAGCTATGGAACTGTGGACTTCGAGCGGAGGCCTATGTTTAAATGGAACGCTATTTATAGAAGGATATCGCTGATGGAGAATCCCGAGTTGGGCTCTGCGAGTGTGCTGAACCAGTGGGAGAATGAGGGCAAGAACATTACGAAATGGGAGCTTTCTCGGGTCGTTAAGGAGTTAAGAAAGTACAAGCGGTTTGAGAGGGCTTTGGAG ATATATGATTGGATGAGCAATAGGGAAGAGAGGTTTAGATTAACAACGAGTGATGCTGCCATTCAATTGGATCTTATATCGAAAGTCCGTGGCATTAAAAGTGCTGAAGAATACTTCCTCAGGCTGCCGAATCATTTGAAAGACAGGAGGATATATGGGGCTCTTCTGAACGCGTATGCAAAAGGAAGACAGAGAGAAAAAGCAGAAAATTTACTTGAAAAAATGAGAACCAAAGGCTTCACGACTCACCCGCTTCCGTTCAATGTAATGATGACTCTCTACATGAACGTTAAAGAGTATGAGAAAGTTGAGTCGTTAGTGTCAGAAATGACAGAAAATAGCATTCAGCTTGACATATATTCCTACAACATATGGCTATCATCTTGTGGGTTACAAGGATCTACTGAGAAGATGGAAGAAGTATACGAACAGATGAAACAAGACAGGACCATCAATGCCAATTGGACTACATTCAGCACAATGGCAACAATGTACATTAAGATGGGACTGATGGAAAAAGCTGAAGAATGCTTGAGAAGGGTTGAAAGTAGGATTGTAGGCCGTGATCGAATACCGTATCATTATCTGATAAGTCTGTATGGTAGTGTTGGtaataaagaagaaatgtATCGGGTGTGGAACATTTACAAGAACGTTTTCCCCACAATTCCAAATCTGGGATACCATGCAATAATTTCTGCTCTAATCAGGGTTGGTGATGTTGAAGGTGCTGAAAAAATTTACGAGGAATGGCTAACTGTTAAATCAACCTACGACCCACGAATCGCTAATCTTTTCATAGGATGGTATGTTAAGGAAGGCAACACGAGCAAAGCTGAAAGCTTCTTCGATCACATGGTTGAAGTTGGGGGAAAGCCAAATTCAAGTACATGGGAGATTCTTGTTGACAGACATACTAAAGAGGGTCGGGTTTCTGATGCTTTAGCTAGTTGGAAAGAAGCCTTTTCTGCCGAGGGTTCTAAGAGTTGGAGGCCAAAGCCCTATAATGTGTTGGCTTACTTCGACCTCTGTGAGAAAGAAGGAGACATCGCCAGCAAGGAGGTTCTAGTTGGATTACTGAGGCAGCCCAAATATCTTCAAGACAAAACATATGCATCACTCATTGGTTTGTTAGATGAGACAATCGATAACAATGAAGTCTCAGAGAAAGGTAGTAATATAAACGATGAAATCGATAAAACCGAGTACGAGTCTGATGATTCTGAGATGTTTCTCAAGCTGTGA